A single window of Nasonia vitripennis strain AsymCx chromosome 4, Nvit_psr_1.1, whole genome shotgun sequence DNA harbors:
- the LOC100677993 gene encoding uncharacterized protein LOC100677993: protein MNSIDEFLDIKETKKAAGSSVKATRSYKNKIKKHRRSMNDKISGPVIEFFRQKDETNDNQLQLFKKLVILNIKTSNNVAFNKYMIGTGKINHETKTIILESIYADAVRNAIIHY from the exons ATGAATAGTATCGATGAATTTCTTGATATTAAAGAGACAAAGAAAGCTGCTGGTTCATCTGTAAAAGCAACAAGaagctataaaaataaaattaaaaagcatAGAAGATCAA tGAATGACAAGATATCTGGACCTGTAATAGAGTTCTTTCGACAAAAAGATG AGACAAATGATAATCAACTtcagttatttaaaaaattagttattttaaatataaaaaccaGTAATAACGTTGCTTTTAACAAGTATATGATTGGAACTGGCAAAATAAACcatgaaacaaaaacaataattttagaaAGTATCTATGCTGATGCTGTAAGAAATGCCATTATTCATTATTAG
- the LOC116415677 gene encoding ankyrin-1-like has product MVDKEIVKKLNRLKAFCGLALSASWNNYELLKVALQCEQRDVALFLLGVDCTVNRKSDVIDNTPLHYAVKLEDTKLIQTLLSKRASLTCQNQRGDTPLHLAAMSRNTAIVDLLLQNLESTRYANPANKFGLTHMHIACMRDKPDIVNRFLISGVKKDVSVNLDSPLWPGYTPLHFAVEFCCLDVVQLLMKHRFDGKYKDAQGTSPYDLSYYKYQNASMINFFMHKQYLDSDGPINFHVACLEGNKGIVEKYLKHGAMRDGCKINIYKSCIYELDKPLHCAARSGSAETVKLLLKYNADIHSTNNWDMTPLHVAFYMESISDFQERVFKVLYSAYNFKDMDNLSDDNRLSFFHIICSQGNNELIEYLLKKDVEVDSSINYVSDGWDRIGCEGYTPLHFAIQNHHPETVKLLLQYGVDITRGDETPLECAISFEDNEIIEIILEGVSNLSSVKIYTGENPFHILLKDYGGHDCQRFINILYEKGCNVNRQSYTGDTPLHNAYFASISNIKAVLDIGADINIENIKGETPLMVIKREMLSEYWHFFNMGLPYVYKVFLSHIKKLKTIGFYVSEKNRFIEIDQGKSYHEVEYYSVLQHQYEKEIEKMKQIKLTNYSSLYDILFADANRMAFHSNNQSFLDIVKLNDFDDQFPSYGYLLKLQLKKGNKRKAILEPAKKALKLILRRELLDFCAEEVLSYLSDDDLKSVIRITNKSCDFRQILEKYDTAGMKCEVDNDIKSMRD; this is encoded by the exons ATGGTTGATAAAGAGATCGTAAAGAAATTAAACAGGTTAAAAGCCTTCTGCGGCCTGGCTTTGAGCGCTTCCTGGAATAACTACGAATTATTGAAAGTCGCTCTTCAGTGCGAACAAAGAGATGTTGCTTTATTCTTGTTAGGTGTAGACTGTACAGTAAACCGTAAATCTGATGTAATTGACAACACACCTTTGCACTATGCGGTGAAGCTTGAGGATACCAAACTTATTCAGACACTCTTATCAAAGAGAGCTTCACTTACTTGCCAGAACCAAAGAGGTGATACACCTCTTCATTTAGCAGCTATGTCAAGAAACACTGCGATCGTTGATCTACTCCTTCAAAACTTAGAATCAACGCGATACGCCAATCCTGCAAATAAGTTTGGTCTCACACACATGCACATTGCATGTATGAGGGATAAGCCAGATATTGTCAACAGGTTTTTGATAAGTGGTGTTAAAAAGGATGTTTCAGTAAACTTGGATTCTCCTTTATGGCCTGGATACACACCGTTGCACTTTGCTGTAGAATTTTGCTGCTTGGATGTTGTGCAATTACTGATGAAACATCGCTTTGATGGTAAATACAAGGATGCTCAAGGAACAAGTCCATATGATCTATCGTACTACAAATATCAGAATGCTTCAATGATTAATTTCTTCATGCATAAACAGTATTTGGACTCTGATGGACCAATTAATTTTCACGTTGCTTGTTTGGAAGGCAATAAAG GGATTGTAGAGAAGTATTTAAAACATGGAGCAATGAGAGATGGTtgtaaaataaacatttataaGAGCTGTATATATGAACTTGATAAACCACTTCACTGTGCTGCAAGGAGTGGATCTGCGGAAACAGTTAAATTATTACTAAAGTATAATGCAGACATACATAGTACTAATAATTGGGATATGACTCCACTGCATGTTGCATTTTATATGGAGTCAATAAGTGATTTTCAGGAAAGAGTTTTCAAAGTCCTATATTCAgcttataattttaaagatatGGACAATCTATCTGACGATAATAGATTATCCTTTTTTCATATCATATGTTCCCAAGGCAACAATGAGTTAATTGAatatcttttgaaaaaagatgTTGAGGTGGATAGTTCAATTAATTATGTTTCTGATGGTTGGGATCGGATAGGATGTGAAGGTTATACCCCTTTACATTTTGCAATACAGAATCATCATCCTGAAACAGTAAAACTACTCTTACAATATGGTGTAGATATTACAAGAGGTGATGAGACTCCTCTTGAATGCGCAATATCCTTTGAGGATAATGAAATCAtagaaataattttagaaGGTGTATCAAATCTCAGTAGTGTGAAAATATATACTGGAGAAAATCCATTTCATATTCTTTTAAAAGATTATGGAGGTCATGACTGTCAAcgtttcataaatattttatatgaaaaaggATGCAATGTTAATAGACAGTCCTATACTGGGGATACACCACTTCATAACGCATATTTTGCTTCTAtttcaaatattaaagctgTATTAGATATAGGGGCTGACATAAACATTGAAAACATAAAAGGCGAAACGCCGCTTATGGTGATAAAGAGAGAAATGTTATCAGAATATTGGCATTTCTTTAATATGGGTTTACCTTATGTATACAAAGTGTTCTTAAGCCatataaaaaagttgaaaacgATTGGATTTTACGTGAGTGAAAAGAATAGATTCATAGAAATTGATCAAGGTAAAAGTTACCATGAAGTAGAATATTATTCTGTCTTACAACATCAATATGAAAAAGAGatagaaaaaatgaagcaGATCAAACTAACTAACTATTCGTCGCTTTATGACATTTTATTTGCTGATGCTAATCGAATGGCTTTTCATTCTAATAATCAATCATTTTTAGACATAGTGAAGTTAAATGATTTCGACGATCAGTTTCCTTCTTATGGGTATTTGCTCAAATTACAATTGAAGAAAGGAAACAAACGAAAGGCTATTCTGGAACCTGCCAAAAAAGcattgaaattaattttgagaAGAGAATTGCTCGATTTTTGTGCAGAAGAAGTATTAAGTTATCTAAGTGACGATGATTTAAAGTCTGTAATTCGAATCACCAATAAGAGTTGCGATTTCCGACAAATACTCGAGAAATATGATACTGCAGGTATGAAGTGTGAGGTGGACAATGATATAAAATCAATGAGGGACTAA